One Fictibacillus halophilus genomic window, TCGACTCGTGAAGAAATTTATAAACGGGTCAGCATAGCACATGAATACATAAGAGCCTTTTATGATACAGGACTTACGCTAGATGAGATTGCAGCAATCTCATGCTTATCTCCTAATCATCTGCTAAGAAATTACTCAAACATTTATAAAAAAACACCCTTTCAGCATATCGCAGAATTAAGGATCGCTAAATCAATAGCATTGCTCAAGACTTCCGAATCCTCAATGACTGACATCGCCTATGAAATCGGCTTGAATAACCCTGTTTCATTCAGCAGATTATTTAAACAACATATGGGTATCTCTCCTCTTCAATATCGTAAAAAGGTGATTTCGGATAAGAAATAGGTTTCACTACTGGTTTATGATGAAGAAGAAAAATGATAAGGGAGAGATTAACATGACAATTCAAACTAATGTCATTCAAAAAGTTGGACAAGTTGCTGTGCCCGTTCTAGATATTAAACGCTCGATACACTTTTATAAAGACGTATTAGGCTTACAACTTCTTTTTAGCACCGATAATATGGCCTTTTTTGATTGTAACGGTCTAAGAATACTTCTAACCCTTCCTGAAAAAGAAGAATTTGCAGGAGCGAGCTCCGTTATATACTTTCATGTAGGAAACATAACAGAAGCTTATAAAGAACTTAAGAACAAAGAGATAACCTTCCTAGACTCCCCTCATATCGTCGCTAAGATGGAGAGTACGGAAACATGGATGGTGTTCTTTAAGGATTCAGAAGGAAATACACACGCTTTGATGAGTGAGGTTGTAACATCATAAGTTTTTTAGAAAAGATGCCTATATACAGAAGGCATCTTTTTTCTGCTGTAACTTTGCATCGCTTTTCCCTTCATCATTGTGAAGTTGGTTGGAGCGTAAGATGCGAGACTCCTCGAAAATTAAACTTCAAATTTTCTTCGTGCGATGTGTCGCTGCCGTAGCCTTTCTTGTCCTGCTGGATCAGTGGGACAGTTGAGACTCCTAACAGCGCAAAGCGCTAGGAGGCTCAACGCACACCCCGCGGAAAGCGAGCGATCTGAAGTGGAAACCAACCACTTTCAAGAGCTCCGAAGCATATGAAAACCAATTAAGAAATGCACATCCTAGAAAATATCCAAGTTTTGCTATACACTAAAAAACATATCAAGTAATGATGTGGTGATAAATGATGTTTAAAATTTTGCTCATTGAAGATGATTACACGCTATTCAGCGAGATCAAAGAACGATTATCACAATGGTCCTATGAAGTATATGGCATTACTGACTTTGGACGGGTGATGCAGGAGTTTACAGATATTAAACCTGACCTGGTTGTCATCGATATACAGCTGCCGAAGTTTGATGGCTTTCATTGGTGCCGAAATATTCGATCGCATTCTAACGTGCCGATCATCTTTCTGTCTTCGCGTGATCATCCGAGCGACATGGTCCTATCCATGCAGCTCGGTGCAGACGACTTTGTTCAAAAACCGTTTCATTTTGAAGTATTGATCGCAAAGATTCATGCCATTCTCAGGCGTGTTTATAATTACAATACAGACACCGTTAGTCTCAAAACGTGGTGCGGCGCTCAAATCGATTATGAAAAGAATATAGTAACGAACAAGAAGGGTTCGGTTGAACTTACAAAAAATGAAGTGTTCATTCTGAAACTCCTGATCGAGCAAAAGAATAAGATTGTAAGTCGTGATAATCTCATTAACAGCTTATGGGACGATAAAAAGTTCATAAGTGACAATACCCTCACCGTGAATGTGAATCGTTTAAGAAAAAGACTAGACGACATTGAACTCGGACAATTCATCGAGACCAAAGTGGGACAAGGCTATAGGGCCGTAGAAGAGGATTCTGTATGATCAAGCGCTATCTAATCGAACGCAGCAGCTGGATTTTTTTGTTTTTATTACAGCAGATCATTTTCCTTTTGATCGCCTATCTCGATCCATCGATTCCCCTTTCTGCTGTTGGCTATGTTGTTTTCATTTCTCTAATCGTCTTTGTTATCTTTCTTTTTTATCGATATCAGAAGGAAACAGCCTTCTTCCGCCAGCTTAAAGAGAGGGATAATGATTTTGATCTTTCTAATCTGTCATCTCCTTCTTCACCTTTTGAACATATTGTTGAAAACAGCATCATCGAACAAACGAAGCATTTAAAACGAACAGCGTCAGAAAATCGTATGCTTGTCGAACAGGAAAAGGACGATCTCCTAGCGTGGATTCATGAGGTTAAGACACCGCTGACGGCCATGCATCTCATGATTCAGCGGATGGACGATACGCCATTAAAAGGAGATCTGACACACGAGTGGCTTCGTATCCACCTTCTTCTCGATCAACAGCTTCATCAAAAAAGGATTCCTTTTATTAAGAACGATCTTTATATGGAGGTAACGGAGCTTGAGACGCTGCTTTTTTCCGAACTAAAAACGCTGCAATCGTGGTGTATACAAAAAGGGATTGGGTTTGATTTTGATCTTCAAATTTCCCATGTATTAAGCGATGCGAAATGGTTAGCTTTTATCATTCGTCAGATCTTAACGAATGCCGTGAAATACAGTCGTTCTTCAGAGATTATCATTAACAGTTACAACTCAAATGACAGAAACTATTTAACGATTCAAGACTTTGGTCGTGGAATTGACACAAAGGATATGCCTCGTATCTTTGATAAAGGATTCACGTCAACGACGGAACATCAGGATCAAGCTTCAACCGGCATGGGGTTATATTTAGCCAAAAAAGCGGCAGACTCCTTACATATTCAACTCTCTATAGAGTCAACGCGGAATGAAGGAACAACCGTTACGCTCGCTTTCCCAAAAAGAAATGAGTTTGATCAAACGATGGGCATGTGACGAAAGTGTCACATGCTTTTCTGTTTTGTTCGGTGAACAGAAGGAAAAGAGCTGAAATGCTTTCTATAATGAAACTATAAGAGAGGGGTATTAAATCATGAGTATATTGAAAGCAGTGAAGCTTCATAAGAGCTATGGAAATAAAAATAATAAACAACACGTCCTAAAAGGCATTGATCTTTCCGTTGAAAAAGGTGAGTTCATCAGCATCATGGGAGCATCTGGCTCTGGTAAAACGACATTGTTGAACGTCCTATCCTCCATCGATCAAGTGAGCGAAGGGACAATTCATATCAACTCGTTTGAGATGACAGCCATGAAAGAAAAGCAGTTGGCAGAGTTCAGAAAGAATCACCTTGGCTTTATCTTTCAAGATTACAACCTTTTAGATACTCTAACCGTTAAAGAAAACATTCTGCTGCCGCTTTCGATAACCAAAACACCGAAAAAAGAAGCTGAAAAGAAGTTTGAGCAAGTCGCAACAGAACTCGGTATTTCGGAGATAAAAGATAAATATCCGAACGAGATCTCTGGTGGACAGAAGCAGAGAACATCTGCGGCTCGTGCATTCATTCATGACCCAAGTATCATCTTTGCGGATGAACCGACCGGTGCACTCGATTCCAAGTCTGCGTCTGACCTTCTAAACAAGCTAAGCGGCCTTAACCAAAATAGACAAGCGACGATTCTTATGGTGACGCATGATCCTGTAGCAGCAAGCTATTGCAGTCGTGTTGTTTTTATAAAAGACGGACAAATCTACACGCAGCTTATGAAAGGAGAACAGGATCGGCAAAGTTTCTTTAAGGATATTATGAAAACGCAAGGTGTTTTAGGTGGTGTTCAACATGAACATTAATCAACTCATTTTTCGTAACTTAAAGAAAAACTTAAGAAATTATTATCTATATGTTTTTGCTTTAGTGTTCAGTTCTGCCCTTTATTTTGCTTTTGTGACGCTGCAATATGATCCATCGATGGATTCTGTTGAAGGTACTGTAAAAGGTGAAGCCGCGATTCGAGCCGCTTCTATCTTACTAGTCGTGATCGTTTCGGTCTTTTTACTTTACGCGAACAACATCTTTATCAAACGACGCAGCAAAGAAATTGGATTGTTCCAATTAATCGGGATGACTAAGGGTAAGATTTTTCGCATTCTTTCTATTGAAAACTTATTCCTCTACTTTGGTTCCTTGTTGATCGGAATCTTTGCAGGATTTTCGTTTTCAAAATTAATGATTCTCGTTCTGTTCAAGACGACTGGTGTTGATTCCATCGCATCATTACGATTTTCACCACAAGCGCTTGTACAAACGGTTCTTGTTTTTACCGCGATCTATCTGTTGATCATGATCATGAACTACACGTTCATTAAAAGACAGACCATCTTATCTTTATTTCGTGTCACTTCTTCTACAGAAATTACAGTGAAAAAACTATCTCGCTTTGAGATGGTCATGGGAATCGTAGGTCTTGTTCTGATCACGACAGGTTATATCGTATCTTCCAAACTGTTTGGCGGCGATTTTACAACGATGCCTCAATTATTTGGAGCAATGATCTTCATACTGGCTGCCGTCATTTTAGGTACGTACTTCTTTTATAAAGGCTCTGTTAGTTTTCTTTTAAACCTAGCGAGAAAGAGAAAAGGTGGATATCTGTCCATTAACGAAGTGATGTCACTCGCATCTGTTATGTTCCGCATGAAGTCGAACGCACTTCTGCTCATGATCATTACAACCGTATCAGCGCTCTCGATCGCTTTGTTATGCCTTGCCTACATTTCGTACTATTCTGCAGAGAAGACGGCTGAAAATAATGTTCCGCATGACTTTTCAATCATTAATAGAGAGTCAGCAGATACGTTTCAAGCCGCTTTGAGGAAAAACGAAATTCCTTATTCTGAAAAATCGATTGAAGTCATCCAGGTGACGGTAAACGCCTCACAGCTTATTGATCGAAGCTTAAATGAACTCACTATCGATCCAAAAGCGATGCCGCTTCCTTTAATCAGCGAAAAATCAGTCGATGGCATGGATCTCTCACCGGACGAAGTGGTTTTCACCGGCTATAACGACCTGCTTCAAAAATTTATGCCTTTAAAGAATTCTGGAACAATTAAAATAAATGGAAAAACAGAAACGATCACTCAACGTTATACAGGCTTAAAGGAAGATTACCCCGTATCCTGGTATTTTACAGCTGGAGGTGTTCCTACCGCCATCGTTGATGATGCTATTTTTACGAAGTTGAAAAAAGATATTGATCCTAAGGTACAGAAGGAATCAACGCTCTATATCGGGGTAGACATAAAAAATGAAGAACAAATAGAAAAGGCGGATGAATTATTTAGATCCACAGGAATATACAAAAAGCTAGACAACGAATCTCGTCATGAAATCAGCACAAATCAAAAGAAAAACATGGGACTCATGATGTTTATCGTAGGTTTCTTAGGACTGACTTTCCTTGTCACCTCAGGGTGTATCCTCTACTTCAAGCAGATGGATGAAGGAGAAAGTGAAAAACCAAACTATATGATTTTGCGAAAACTAGGGTACACACAAAGTGATCTGTTGAAAGGTATTCAGTTTAAGCAGCTCTTTAATTTTGGCATTCCACTGTTGATCGGCTTGCTTCACAGCTATTTCGCCGTACAATCTGGCTGGTTCCTGTTCGGAGCTGAACTCTGGACACCCATGATCATCGTCATGGTCGTGTATACGATCCTCTATTCAATCTTTGGGGTGCTGTCTGTTCTTTATTATAAGAAAGTGGTTAGAGATGCGCTGTAGCATGATACTTGCTTTGGTGTCAAATTGAGCCTAAAGATAAAACCGACTAAAACATGATGATTTTAGTTGGTTTTTTCTTTCGTTTAAGGTCACAATTTTGTGTTTGCGACTCATATTCTACAAAATGAGGTAGAATATTTTTGGTGGTTTATGAGTGATTTTAGTTGATACCACAAGGGGTATCTACAGAGAAAAATTCCGAAATTCCAGACTTGATTCGTAAAATATTGGTATTAATTCCGCTAGTATCGGTCATAATTTCACGAGTTTTATTCATATATTGACGAGTCGACAATATTCGACTCTTATCCCCTATCCATATACCATCAAGCCTATTAAATCGGAGCGACCTTCCACACTCACTCACTTCAGATCCATAAAGAAAACCCCAGCCAAAATACTTGGCTGAGGTTCATCGAAATTTAATATTATTGAGCTGTATAACCGCCATCGATAACGATTGCTTGTCCTGTTACACTCTTCGCTTTGTCGCTGGATAGGAACATCGCATAGTCTGCGATCTCGCTAACTTCTAACAAACGTTTTTGTGGAACTAATGGATAGATAACTTCTTCAAGTACTTTATCTAGTGATACGTTTCTTGTTTTCGCCAAGTCTTCCATTTGACCGCGAACAAGCGGTGTATCTACATAACCTGGGCAAAGTGCGTTAACTGTAACACCTTCTGCTGCTGATTCAAGGGCTGCAACCTTTGTAAGACCGATTACACCGTGCTTTGCACTGTTGTAAGCCGCTTTTCCAGCAAATCCGATCAAACCATTGATGGATGAGATGTTAATGATACGGCCGAAACCTTGTTGCTTCATGATTGGCATTACATGCTTCGTTGCGATGAATGGTGCAGTTAGCATGATTTTGATCATGAGTTCGAATTTAGCTGTTGGAAACTCTTCGATTGGTGAAACGTGCTGAAGACCAGCGTTGTTGATCAAAACGTCAACACGGCCATACTCTTTGTGAGCTGTTTCGATCATGCTCTTAATGTCTTCTTCACTTGTAACGTCAGCTTTAAGACCAATCGCTTCAAGTCCAAGACCTTTTAATTCTTCTGCAGCCTTTTTAACGCCTTCTTCATTAAGGTCTGTTAAAACTACTTTGCTTCCGTTTTGAGCGAATGTTTTTCCGATTTCAAATCCGATACCACTTGCAGAACCTGTAATAACGACTACTTTATTTTCTACCATACTATACTCACTCCTAAAAAGTTTTTATATAATTCCCATGCTTGCCATAATGATTCCAACAATTACGGCAATGGTAGGGATGATTAAAGCGACTACAAATACATCTTTGTATGTTTCCTTATGCGATAACTGTGTTACCGCAAGAAGAGTTAACAATGCTCCGTTATGAGGCAAGATCGATGCACCAGATGCAATGGATGCCATTCTATGGAATGCCTCAGGACTCATGCCTGTTGACTGAGATAAGTCATAGTATGTTCCACCAAGAGCTTCTAACGCGATTCCCATACCACCAGAAGCTGAACCAGTGATCATTGCTAAAAGCTGTACGACTAAGGATTCAGATACAAGTGGGTTGCTTGAGATTCCTAAAAGTAAATCAGTAATTCGGTCAAAGTCAGGTACACTCGTTACAACCGCACCAAATCCAACCGCGGCACTCGTATTGATGATCGCCATTACAGAACCTTTGGCACCTTCATTCATAGAAGGAATGAACGTTTTGTATTGCTTGATATTGATAAGAAGAATAGCCAGAATTCCCGCTAACAACGAAGGAATTGGAGCGATTTTTAAGAAATTAAGTAAAATAACAACAACGATTAAAGGGACTAACGAAAGAATCCAGTTTGGAAGGTGTTCCTCATTTTCATCTTCATTCTCTTTTGACTTATTTGGTTCTGTATACTTTTCACCAGCTGCTGTTAGACGGTTCTCTCTGAACTTCAGCCAGAAATATCCGCCGACTGCCATGATGAGCGTAGCTACAATACCGATAATGGTACCCGCCATTGGCGTCGTTTTAAACGTGTTCATCGGTATTAAGTTTTGAATCTGCGGTGTTCCTGGTACAGCAGTCATCGTAAACGTAAATGCCCCAAGAACAATCGTAGGTGCGATCAATCTTCTAGAGATATCTGCTTTTTTAAACAATGCCAACGCGATCGGATAGATGGCGAACACAACGACAAACAAACTTACGCCACCGTAAGTTAAGACAGCTGATGCTACCAAAACTCCGAGAATTGCTCGTTTTTCACCAATAAACTTCGTGAACTGAATCGCAACCGATTTAGCAGCTCCCGTATCTTCCATCAATTTACCGAGTACGGCTCCTAACAAGAAGATCGGAAACCACGCTTTCGCGAAGTTTACAAAGCCGGTCATATACGTATTGGTATACGCGTCCATCAAGTCTAAACCACTCATCAGAGCAACAATACCCGCTACGATTGGAGCGACCCAGATGATCGACCAGCCCAGGTAGGCAAAAAACATGAGTAGAGCCAGACCTATTATGATACTAATCAAAATCTTTCCTCCTTTTTTATATAGAAAGAGTGCGCTTTCATCTATTAGCACTTACTTTTCAAAAGTTTTCATTGCACGAAGGACATTTTACTCCTGTGTATTTATTAAGTAAAATGAATTATAACTATAGATAGTATGCACAAAAGTTATAGAATGGAGTTCTCCATATGGATATTCGACAATTGACCTATTTTCATGCTGTAGCCAAACATAAAAGCTTCACGAAAGCTTCTACTGTACTGCATTTATCTCAGCCTAGTCTCAGTAAAATGGTAAAAAGTTTAGAAGATGAACTTGAGATGGAACTGATTGACCGATCTTCAAGACAGATTGAACTAACAGAAGCCGGCGAAATCGTGTTTGAGCAAAGCAAGATGATTCTAGAGTCTTTGGACAATCTATCATCTAACCTTTACGACTTAATGAACTTAAAAAAAGGGAAAATCAAAATTGGGATTCCCCCGTTGATCGGCTTCTTATTTTTCCCTAAAATCATCAAGAAATTCAAAGCTTCTTACCCTGAAATACAGATTCAGCTCGTTGAACATGGGGCGAATCGTGTGCAGCGAGAAGTGAATGACGGTCTCTTAGATCTCGGGGTTGTCGTCATGCCCTTAAATGAAGATAAACTCGAGATCGTTTCTTTCTTAACCGAGCACCTCATGTTGTTTGTTCATCACTCACATCCACTCGCGAATAGAGAAAAAGTATCGATGAAAGAATTGGAGGAAGAATCTTTTATTATCTTTAAAGAAGGCTTCACCCTGCATGATCGTGTAATCGAAGAGTGTATTACAGCTGGATTTCATCCGAAGATTTCCTATGAAAGCTCACAATGGGACTTCATCAGCGGCATGATCGGGGAGAACTTAGGAGTTTCTATCTTTCCAGAATCCATCGCAAAAAAGGTAGACCAAAATTTGATTAAAGCCATTCCGATCGTTGATCCTTCACTACCTTATAAGCTAGGTATTATAAAAAAGAAAGATAAATATGTTACGTATGCGACTCGGGAATTTATAAAGATGCTCTCGCCGTTTAGCGAGTAGGACTTGTTTAACGCGTTAACGATTGCGAAGAAGTTTTTTCAATGCGTGATGAAGAAGCGATTGAATCACAGGCATATTAAGAAAAAGTAGCTATCCTTTTTACAGGGTAGCTACTTTTTTGTTATATCTAGAAGTCTTGAGAGAGGCTGCTTTTGCGCTTCAGTATGCTCGCTTTCCTGGGGGCGTGCGGTGAGCCCCCAGGAGTCTCACACCTTACGCTCCAAGCAACTTATACATGGAGTCTTATAGAAGTCTATGTCTTAGCACTAACTAAAACCCACTTCATTTGCAATTACAAGAAATCGCCTTCCTCTGTTTGCTCCAATTGCTCTGGCTTACTAGGAGCGTCTTTATATTCAATTTCGTATTTTTTGCTCAACAACTCCATCTCTGCGTGATAAGCATCTACCAACTGAAAGTATTCTTTTAATTTTAGATTAGACTGTGTCATCAGGTTTTCGTCTTGTTGTTCTAACGCTTGTCGCTGCAGAATTAAGCTTTCGTAAAAAGTTTCGGTAGCTTTTACGATTTGCTTCTTCATTCCTACTAATTCTTCTCCTTGAACATCGATGGTTTTCGCTTTTGCCACTGCTTTTTCATAGGCAGGGATCGTCGTTTCCACCAACTCCAAATACATGGTCTCGTC contains:
- a CDS encoding VOC family protein; translated protein: MQTNVIQKVGQVAVPVLDIKRSIHFYKDVLGLQLLFSTDNMAFFDCNGLRILLTLPEKEEFAGASSVIYFHVGNITEAYKELKNKEITFLDSPHIVAKMESTETWMVFFKDSEGNTHALMSEVVTS
- a CDS encoding response regulator transcription factor, with the translated sequence MFKILLIEDDYTLFSEIKERLSQWSYEVYGITDFGRVMQEFTDIKPDLVVIDIQLPKFDGFHWCRNIRSHSNVPIIFLSSRDHPSDMVLSMQLGADDFVQKPFHFEVLIAKIHAILRRVYNYNTDTVSLKTWCGAQIDYEKNIVTNKKGSVELTKNEVFILKLLIEQKNKIVSRDNLINSLWDDKKFISDNTLTVNVNRLRKRLDDIELGQFIETKVGQGYRAVEEDSV
- a CDS encoding sensor histidine kinase, translated to MIKRYLIERSSWIFLFLLQQIIFLLIAYLDPSIPLSAVGYVVFISLIVFVIFLFYRYQKETAFFRQLKERDNDFDLSNLSSPSSPFEHIVENSIIEQTKHLKRTASENRMLVEQEKDDLLAWIHEVKTPLTAMHLMIQRMDDTPLKGDLTHEWLRIHLLLDQQLHQKRIPFIKNDLYMEVTELETLLFSELKTLQSWCIQKGIGFDFDLQISHVLSDAKWLAFIIRQILTNAVKYSRSSEIIINSYNSNDRNYLTIQDFGRGIDTKDMPRIFDKGFTSTTEHQDQASTGMGLYLAKKAADSLHIQLSIESTRNEGTTVTLAFPKRNEFDQTMGM
- a CDS encoding ABC transporter ATP-binding protein, which codes for MSILKAVKLHKSYGNKNNKQHVLKGIDLSVEKGEFISIMGASGSGKTTLLNVLSSIDQVSEGTIHINSFEMTAMKEKQLAEFRKNHLGFIFQDYNLLDTLTVKENILLPLSITKTPKKEAEKKFEQVATELGISEIKDKYPNEISGGQKQRTSAARAFIHDPSIIFADEPTGALDSKSASDLLNKLSGLNQNRQATILMVTHDPVAASYCSRVVFIKDGQIYTQLMKGEQDRQSFFKDIMKTQGVLGGVQHEH
- a CDS encoding ABC transporter permease; this translates as MNINQLIFRNLKKNLRNYYLYVFALVFSSALYFAFVTLQYDPSMDSVEGTVKGEAAIRAASILLVVIVSVFLLYANNIFIKRRSKEIGLFQLIGMTKGKIFRILSIENLFLYFGSLLIGIFAGFSFSKLMILVLFKTTGVDSIASLRFSPQALVQTVLVFTAIYLLIMIMNYTFIKRQTILSLFRVTSSTEITVKKLSRFEMVMGIVGLVLITTGYIVSSKLFGGDFTTMPQLFGAMIFILAAVILGTYFFYKGSVSFLLNLARKRKGGYLSINEVMSLASVMFRMKSNALLLMIITTVSALSIALLCLAYISYYSAEKTAENNVPHDFSIINRESADTFQAALRKNEIPYSEKSIEVIQVTVNASQLIDRSLNELTIDPKAMPLPLISEKSVDGMDLSPDEVVFTGYNDLLQKFMPLKNSGTIKINGKTETITQRYTGLKEDYPVSWYFTAGGVPTAIVDDAIFTKLKKDIDPKVQKESTLYIGVDIKNEEQIEKADELFRSTGIYKKLDNESRHEISTNQKKNMGLMMFIVGFLGLTFLVTSGCILYFKQMDEGESEKPNYMILRKLGYTQSDLLKGIQFKQLFNFGIPLLIGLLHSYFAVQSGWFLFGAELWTPMIIVMVVYTILYSIFGVLSVLYYKKVVRDAL
- a CDS encoding 3-hydroxybutyrate dehydrogenase — translated: MVENKVVVITGSASGIGFEIGKTFAQNGSKVVLTDLNEEGVKKAAEELKGLGLEAIGLKADVTSEEDIKSMIETAHKEYGRVDVLINNAGLQHVSPIEEFPTAKFELMIKIMLTAPFIATKHVMPIMKQQGFGRIINISSINGLIGFAGKAAYNSAKHGVIGLTKVAALESAAEGVTVNALCPGYVDTPLVRGQMEDLAKTRNVSLDKVLEEVIYPLVPQKRLLEVSEIADYAMFLSSDKAKSVTGQAIVIDGGYTAQ
- a CDS encoding GntP family permease, whose protein sequence is MISIIIGLALLMFFAYLGWSIIWVAPIVAGIVALMSGLDLMDAYTNTYMTGFVNFAKAWFPIFLLGAVLGKLMEDTGAAKSVAIQFTKFIGEKRAILGVLVASAVLTYGGVSLFVVVFAIYPIALALFKKADISRRLIAPTIVLGAFTFTMTAVPGTPQIQNLIPMNTFKTTPMAGTIIGIVATLIMAVGGYFWLKFRENRLTAAGEKYTEPNKSKENEDENEEHLPNWILSLVPLIVVVILLNFLKIAPIPSLLAGILAILLINIKQYKTFIPSMNEGAKGSVMAIINTSAAVGFGAVVTSVPDFDRITDLLLGISSNPLVSESLVVQLLAMITGSASGGMGIALEALGGTYYDLSQSTGMSPEAFHRMASIASGASILPHNGALLTLLAVTQLSHKETYKDVFVVALIIPTIAVIVGIIMASMGII
- a CDS encoding LysR family transcriptional regulator — translated: MDIRQLTYFHAVAKHKSFTKASTVLHLSQPSLSKMVKSLEDELEMELIDRSSRQIELTEAGEIVFEQSKMILESLDNLSSNLYDLMNLKKGKIKIGIPPLIGFLFFPKIIKKFKASYPEIQIQLVEHGANRVQREVNDGLLDLGVVVMPLNEDKLEIVSFLTEHLMLFVHHSHPLANREKVSMKELEEESFIIFKEGFTLHDRVIEECITAGFHPKISYESSQWDFISGMIGENLGVSIFPESIAKKVDQNLIKAIPIVDPSLPYKLGIIKKKDKYVTYATREFIKMLSPFSE